TTTTCATTTCATTGATGAGGTTAATGTAATTTGTTCCTTAGGCTTAACTATAAGAACCCCTTATGGAGCTGTGGGACATGGAGGACATTACCACTCACAATCACCAGAAGCTTTCTTTTGTCATGTTCCTGGTCTTAAAGTATGTTTTATGTTTCTTAGTTACTTTATCCCATGAAATATATTGTGACAAAACCAACATGTtgttaaagtattggaatgtcattcctATTCGTATTCCCAATCACAttcctatttttatattttcagtCTCTCCAACCAAACGCGACCTAAGTTCTTTGCTTGACATTATTGGAAAATAATTAGATACCTTAAATTTGTGTAGTAAAGGAATATGGAGCAGCATATTGAACATAACTTGTGAAATGGTTAATTGAATTCAACTTCTCATACTCTTTCATATAGGTGGTGATCCCTCGAAGCCCGAAGCAAGCGAAAGGGTTATTGCTATCTAGCATACGCGATCCAAACCCCGTTTTGTTTTTCGAACCAAAGGTATTGTCTTTCTGTTGAATACATCAGTTCCAACAAGAAATCTAGATTGAAACTTTACCATTTTCGTTCGGTTCAGTGGCTATATCGTTTGTCAGTTGAAGAAGTTCCCGAGCATGATTATATGTTGCCTTTATCAGAAGCTGAGGTATACTACATTATGTTGAGTTCAGTTGTATTTTTCTGCTGTTAAAGAGTGTCATGTAGTGAAAGCTTAATCTTTTTGGAAGCTTAGGTGATTAGAGAGGGAAGTGATATTACACTTGTTGGTTGGGGTGCTCAGTTATCTGTAATGGAACAAGCCTGCATTGATGCTGAAAAAGTAAGCTTTCTGTTTTCTTAATTACATTTTGGTTGAAAATGGTTAACAAGGTCTGGTTTTTAAGCTTTGTAATCAATTTTCAGGATGGTAtttcttgtgaactgatagacCTAAAAACACTAATACCTTGGGATAAGGAAACAGTTGAAGCCTCAGTCAGAAAAACCGGAAGGCTTCTTGTAAGTACCTTGTCTCAAACTCTTTTTCGGTGACAACTAAAAAGATCACTTCAGTTCTTGGTAACAATACAGAGtgatttccttttctttttatgCAGATTAGTCATGAAGCTCCAATCACTGGAGGTTTCGGTGCTGAAATATCTGCTTCAATCGTCGAGCGTTGCTTCTTAAGGGTAATTCACTAAGACGATTCTTGTTTTCGGTTAAACCCTTTTTGAAACTTTGTGTTTTTTTCCAGTTAGAAGCACCTGTAAGCAGAGTATGTGGTTTGGACACACCATTTCCCCTTGTTTTCGAGCCATTCTACTTACCCACCAAGAACAAGGTAAGAATAAAAATCATTTGAATGGTTTTGGTTTACAAATTTCAAAACTTGGCAAGTGAAAATTCTTATTGACCTTATTGTTGTTCTTCAATGGATGCAGATCTTGGATGCAATCAAATCAACTGTAAATTACTAGTTGTCTGGTCTTCTAATCTTCTGATTTAAGCATATGTATGGTCTGGTATTAATCTAATTTAAAGACTAATATGATTTTCCCAATGGTTAACTTATACAATAGAACAAATGCAATTGAATAGAATTTCATCTCTTTAACTTTTTTACAAGAAAAAGCCAAAAATAAGCTCATGCATGGTAACTGTTATTGCCAAAagcctcatcatcatcatcatcatatctctcatatttgtAATACAACAGCATTACAGAAGAGGTTCCTTGTTGGATTTACAtaacttttaatgaaatattcaaGATAATGAATGAGTTGATACATTGGGTGTGTATGTTGTTCTATGTAAGAAGAGGTTTTGGGGGTTCAAAACCCCAAGTTGGGTTAATTTAACAAATGGGTAACTAGTAACTGTTTcttattaaaagaaaagagaaaaaagttAAATACAGAAATAGCTTCTGAGGCTTCTCATCCAACCATGGTGCATTTTCAAAGTTACATCTTTGAGCCAGCTTTGATCCAATCTATCAGAAAGTTAAGATGAGTTCAACTTATAGAACAGATTTTCAATTTGAAAAATGCCaataaacacaaacaaaaaagCTTACCAATTTGGTAGTTGGTTCAATCAATCAGCAGCAATGTAATTAACAAGACCTTAATCAGATTAGACCAATTTGCAAGTCTTCTCTGTTTTATTTTTCCCTGCAACAAATCAACCAAAGAAACAAATGTTGTTTTGAAACCTCATTAAGTACTCAAACTTCAAGTTAACAGAAAAAGTTAGTAACAAAAAGAGTAGTATTACCTTCAAAAATGAATATCTTAGAACCAAGAGTAAAAGTGACTAGCTAAGCACATGAGCAGGTGAAGCACCGGCGAGTTTAGAGGACATTCTCTTGACATTTCCATTTACAAGAATATCGTAAGTGTTGTTATCGGGTTTGAGACCTCTATCGAGCATCTCATCATGCAACCGAAAGGCTTCTTGCAAATTTCCCTCCTTGAAGTGCCCAGCAATCAAGCAATTATAAATAAGAACGTTCGGGGCCAGATTCTTTTGATCCATCTCGTCCAAGACCTTACGCGCATTCACTAGCTGTCCTTTGTTACAAAGGCCGTTTATTAAAACCGTGTACATAATGATATCGGGCACAATACCCTTCGAAAGCATCTCTGAGTAAAGATCTAAAGCATTGTTTAACTCTCCCTCTTTAAGCATTCCATCGATTAAGGTAGTGTAAGTGAGTAAATCGCAAGTTATCCCTTCCTTCACCATGCGCTTGTGTAAACCGATAGCTTGTTCCATGTTACCTATATTTCGAAAGCCACAAATCATACTATTGTATACAGCTGCATTTGGAGATAGACCAGTCTCAAGAAGTTCAGAGAATAGTTCAGAAGCAGTTAGCATGTCTTGTCCTTTGCTAAACCCATCAATTAGAGCACCATATGCAGCAATATCTAACTCAATGCCCTTACTAATCATCTCATTCCTACTTTTCAGAGCAAGATCAATATTGTTGCTCTTGAAATAACCATTCATCAAGCTAGTGTAAGTGACTACATTCGGAGAAACCCCGTTTTCAGACATTTCTTCATAAACAGCAAGTGCAGAATTAGCATCGCCTTCCTTGATAAACCCGTCTATAATGCTATTATAGGTCATGGAAATAGGAACAAATCCCATCTCAATATatttcttcaacatgtcttttGCTTCAGATGTTCTACCAGCTTTGCACAAGCCATTAATGATAGTGTTGTATGTGAAATCTGTGGGGGTTATATTACTTGCTTTCATTTGATCGAAAAGATCAAAAGCTTGTTCGGCATCACCTTTATTAAAATACCCATCAATCAAGACGGAATAAGTGATCACATTTGGCTTTAAATTCTTTTCAAGCATCTCCTTAAACAAGTTATGTGCCACATCCATTGCCCCTCTTCTGCAATGGCCAAGTATCATGATGTTATAAGATACTACATTAGGTACCATTCCCTTACTACTCATACTATCCCATATTCCACAAGCTTCATTAACTTTGCCTTTATTACAAAGCCAACACAaaaggttattccatgtgaacaTGTTAGCAACACCACACTCAACAGCCTCATCAAACAACTTCAAAGCATCTTCATACGAACCGAATTCCAATACCCCGCGTAACAAAGAATTCACTACGTAGACATTTGGTTCGATACCTATGTGTTTCATTTGGTTGTAAAGCTCATAAGCCTTCTCAATCTTTCCACTCTTGGAACACCACTCTATCATGATTGCATAAGTAACCTTGTTCGGACTCAAGCCATGCTCGTTGAGATTAtcgaacaaatccaaagcactATCCAAATTCCCTTGCACACAATACCCTTTGATCAAACTTGTTGCAACAACCAAATTCAAAGGCTTTCCACACCTAATCATTTCATCCTTAATCTTCAATGCTTCAACCACATTCCCCTGCTTCACACAAGCTCCAATAACACAAGTAAATATACCCTCAGAGGGAAACCAACCCAATTCTCTCATTTTCTTTAACAACTCACAAGCCATCCTAGAATCGGGTTTCTTACAAACAGCTTGAATCAAAATACTATAAGCCGCAGCATCAAGTTCGATACCTCTATCATTCGCCTCACTAAAATAGTTTTCGGCTTCCTCTAACCTCTCTTCCTTCAAACAAGACCTCATCATGACATGTACAGTTACACAATCACCATAAACTCCTTTCAAAACCATCTTATTATGCAATTCTCTAGCTTCAATCAACATGTTTCTTCTAACCAATACAGTCAAAAGAATATTCATAAAAGGAATCCAAGGAACTATCTCATGCTCTAACATCttatcaaaacaaattatagcATCTCTTATCCTATTAGCTCTAACATAACTATTCAACAAGTAATTGAAAACCCTGGAATCCAATTCAAAATCAAACCTTGAACCACACTCAACCAAGTGATCTACAAACACAGATGGAGATGGACTTGAATCACCTGAAACAAACTGGTTAAGCAAGCTCCTAACTTGTCCATGAGTTTCAGAAAAACCTGTCAAAATGTGAAGCAAAACACAAAAGGAATCAATCCCTTTAGCAAAGCCTCTCATTCCTTCTACCCATTTGAAGTACCTTAAAGCTGAGTAAGGGTCTTTTCTGTGGTTTAGGAGATTGTTTATCACATGGGGTTGTGTCAAATCCGGTAATTGTGAAGTGGGTTGAGTAAAGTTTTCAACTTTGGTTTCTGGGGAAGATGGGTCTTGAAGATCGAAGCTTGAAGTGATTTGGGATTGAGAAGAAAGATAGCGATGAGTTAAGAAAGAGCGGCGGAAGGAAGGTGGAATTGGGCAATGAGAGATTGCGAATCCAAACCTCATTGTTAACTGATTTTAGTAAAgaggagaaagaagaagaagaagaagttgaaACAAAAAATAGGGTTTTTATTTACCTTAAACCCTTTCTTAGGTTGGGTCAAAGTATGGATTTTTATGTGGATGATGAGGTACTTTTTTCTATATACTCTTTATGGAGATTGAGTGAATCACTTTAGGCATGCTCATATGATATGCAATTCGTGTTGCAAACCTTAATCAATTCTAACCAAACCATATAAGATTGGACTAAATTAATTTGGTGTTAATGGTTTGGTCAATTCAGATTGTTTATAACTCTTTAGTTCGATTATGATTTTTAAAATTCTTGCTTATGGttcaaaccaaaccaaatcaAAAGCATAATAcgtaatataatttatttttttttgttgaatatTGATAATTATCTTAACATTgtgttaaaaatatttatttttattattatttacctattataaactttaaagtaaaataatctaataataaaacaattacaAATTACAAATCACAATTTCAAACCAAaccaatatattttttaatagattgGTTTGGTTTAGTTTGATTTGAGTTTTTAATTGGTCTGgttcaattttaaatttcaaaaaactaACATTACTCGTTtagttcgaaaaaaaataacaatccaGATCAAACTAAATTATAAACACTCCTAAATCGCTTCAAGAAGGGgaaattgataattttttaatgatatttttcaagatgatattttttaaatggtGTCGCCTTATAACTGGTTAGCGattttctataatatttatCAAAGTATAATAAATGGGACCCGTTATTGAGTTGCATCAATAGCAATAGTACACCTCACAAGAGTGTTAGGCACCATGAGTGCTCTTTAGCATTCATCGTTTAATTTGATGGCAGAGACACACTTAAATTACACACTATTTTTTACACATGGTGTgataaaaattcaatttttgctATAAATGAGTTTTTAGCGACCACATCACTTTTAATTATATAGTTGAGATTAATTACACATTAATGTGAAAAAGTGTGTAATTTGAATGTGTcttctatattattattataaatattgacaataaaaaAAGCTAtacctaataaaaattaaaatctgtgggcatatttagttaaatttttacttttacttaTAGTTAGAAgtatttataagtataaaatTTGGCATTTTAAGTGGATTATAAAGAAAATACGCTAAACCGAATAACGACACAAAATTGTGCATAAAAACTAGGCtgattagaattttttttccccgaactttgacatgtattaaatcatgcccctgaacttttttgcccgTTAAAAATTATccttaaactattgagattgttagatataaggacttttgtccaatttccttcaattttactgtttcagtgattgtttatgtactaaaccatgctccccggactttgatatctaccaaatcatgcccatcgaactttgatatgtactaaatcatgccccctgaactttcatcgatgttagaatttttttttactaaaattggacaaaagtccttcaattcaacaatctcaataattcaggtggtatttttaacgaccttaaaagtccaggagacatgatttggtacatgtcaaagtttgggaAAAAAagtcctaattagcctaaaaactAATTAGGGCCATGACACAAGTCTTACAGGTGTTTAACCTTAGTAACGTTAGCCCATATCGTTTTTGTGAGGTTTGTCCCTCTAGCAACTCTTTCATGAGCTTCGAGCTTTTTGTTCGTCTTGTTTTCAGCATGGCTTACCATCAGTTTGGTCATCTTTTAGTAAAATTTGTTTGACTTTATCTCCGTCTTAGGACTTTATGTCCTTTTTAACCATTtcaaaatacttaagtttaactctcgattacaaataaatttctaagtttaatttttaacggtaataatacttaagttatatttctagaaCTTCTGTATGTACTTGTCCGTTAAGAGTCAAGTCATTATCCAcatgtcatttttttattcgtatatttaaattcattttttaataaaaactaaaaatttaatgacataGACCAATTTAGGATGTCACGTGACGATTGATTTAATACTTAATGGTCAGGGAcccacaaaaatttaaaaaataatataaaaaagggGTTAAATTGTCAGAAAAAACTTTATGAGGAGCCATTTCTTGAAATAACTCtaattttgtggtttgtcaATAACAAAGGTCgatcttttatttttctatttctcCTAAATTCTTCCTTCCTTGTACTCCTCGTGTCCAGCTTCACCGCCATCAATCTCCACAAACCCCAAAGCTCTAATCTTTCACGGTGGGTTTTTGCTGttcttcatctttttcatcATTGCATTTATTAAATTTCATATGCAGTGATTTTCGTCAGCTACAATTTTCTGAATCTATGTATGTTTGAGATATCTATGAAGAAATGGAAAATTTTGAATCTTGTTATCTTAAAAATTATGAATGTTTACATCAGATTATCAATGGTTTTGGTCTTTTTATCTCAAACCCCTAATTGTCCCTCTTTTTTTGATTGGTTTGAATTAGTAGCAATGTTGTGATCCTGTTTAGTATTTGGTCCCATTTGGGTTTATGTATGTCTAACCTTTTTATTGCTTTAATGGTTTCTCTAAAGAAGGATATGGAAAAAAAAAGGGGTGTTTTTTAATCTCATTTCTATGTTCTATCAATGGTTTGGAAGTTGAGAAAATTATGATCTTTTTTGTTTAGTATTAGAATGATGCTgtagaaatttttttaagagGACTCAAGAAGGTAGCTGTAAGCCTCAAATGGTTAGGTATGTGATAAGCCCCTGGTCTGATGTGTCTACCAAAAGGAGGGCCATAAAGGTCAAGCTTAAGTTttagagcattgttattaggaACCAGTGGTGCCCAACACTTTCTATAGGTAGCTCTTcacgattggttagcgatattctctaaaaattattttcttaagttagaTGAGAcctgatatttaattacatcAATAGCGGTATGACATCTcggagggtgctaggcaccagtgATGCCTTTTAGCAATTCTCAAGTTTTATTACAGCAAGTTATTCAGTTTTTAGTCTTTGTTTTGGTTAGTAGTTGTTGCTGATGTAGCAAGCTTTattctctatatatataaagcGAATTAGAACTCGGTTTCAGTCACGTTGAAAGAGTTTAGAATTGAGAGAAATCTCTTGGGAGAGATATCTACACCTCTTGAAATGTTAGAATAGGAGTGAAAGCCTATCGAAGAGCTATTTCGTGTAATTCTTTGGTGATTAATAAAAGCATTCGGTTGGGATTTCAATAtttgtgtatgaattctttCTAATCTAAGAAAAGTCTATCAGTATGTGCTCTCAAGGTCTTAGATTTGAGCTCGTCGTACCTACTTGGCGATTCACATGTAGTTTTCTGGTTCTGAAACATTCTAGtttcttttaaaagaaaatgtttGAAGAGATGAGAATACTTTCAATTCAGCTAGTGTACttgtttaatttgttttatttaaatctCTTCAGTGTACACCAGAATTTGTCAACACCTTTCATTGGTGTTTATCTCTGGTTCCTACACTTTCCTTTGGCGGCAGGCGCCATGGCTTTCCTGACTCGATCCTCAGCTCACCGGATTCCCCTCCAGCTTGCATCAGCTCAACGAGCCTTGGCCCTCCACACTACAGTCCCTTCACTCTCCTCTACCAGCAGTAGTAGTGCTCCAACCTCGTATGCTCAGGCCCCACCGCCCTCTATCACATCGCCAGGAGGGATCTCAAAGACAGCAGAGTTTGTGATCTCCAAGGTGGATGATTTGATGAATTGGGCTCGGCGTGGCTCTATTTGGCCCATGACATTTGGGTTAGCTTGTTGTGCAGTCGAGATGATGCATACTGGTGCTGCTCGTTATGACTTGGATCGATTTGGTATCATCTTGTCCTTGGAGATAGACCAGTCTCAAGAAGTTCAGAGAATAGTTCAGAAGCAGTTACCATGTCTTGTCCTTTGCTAAATCCATCAATTAGAGCACCATATGCAGCAATATCTAACTCAATGCCCTTACTAATCATCTCATTCCTACTTTTCAGAGCAAGATCAATATTGTTGCTCTTGAAATAACCATTCATCAAGCTAGTGTAAGTGACTACATTCGGAGAAACCCCGTTTTCAGACATTTCTTCATAAGCTGCAATTGCAGAATTAGCATCGCCCTCCTTGATAAACCCGTCTATAATGCTATTATATGTCATGGAAATAGGAACAAATCCCATCTCAATATatttcttcaacatgtcttttGCTTCAGATGTTCTACCAGCTTTGCACAAGCCATTAATGATAGTGTTGTATGTGAAATCTGTGGGGGTTATATTACTTGCTTTCATTTGATCGAAAAGATCAAAAGCTTGTTCGGCATCACCTTTATTAAAATACCCATCAATCAAGACGGAATAAGTGATCACATTTGGCTTTAAATTCTTTTCAAGCATCTCCTTAAACAAGTTATGTGCCACATCCATTGCCCCTCTTCTGCAATGGCCAAGTATCATGATGTTATAAGATACTACATTAGGTACCATTCCCTTACTACTCATACTATCCCATATTCCACAAGCTTCATTAACTTTGCCTTTATTACAAAGCCAACACAaaaggttattccatgtgaacaTGTTAGCAACACCACACTCAACAGCCTCATCAAACAACTTCAAAGCATCTTCATACGAACCGAATTCCAATACCCCGCGTAACAAAGAATTCACTACGTAGACATTTGGTTCGATACCTATGTGTTTCATTTGGTTGTAAAGCTCATAAGCCTTCTCAATCTTTCCACTCTTGGAACACCACTCTATCATGATTGCATAAGTAACCTTGTTCGGACTCAAGCCATGCTCGTTGAGATTAtcgaacaaatccaaagcactATCCAAATTCCCTTGCACACAATACCCTTTGATCAAACTTGTAGCAACAACCAAATTCAAAGGCTTTCCACACCTAATCATTTCATCCTTAATCTTCAATGCTTCAACCACATTACCCTGCTTCACACAAGCTCCAATAACACAAGTAAATATACCCTCAGAGGGAATCCAACCCAATTCTCTCATTTTCTTTAACAACTCACAAGCCATCCTAGAATCGGGTTTCTTACAAACAGCTTGAATCAAAATACTATAAGCCGCAGCATCAAGTTCGATACCTCTATCATTCGCCTCACTAAAATAGTTTTCGGCTTCCTCTAACCTCTCTTCCTTCAAACAAGACCTCATCATGACATGTACAGTTACACAATCACCATAAACTCCTTTCAAAACCATCTTATTATGCAATTCTCTAGCTTCAATCAACATGTTTCTTCTAACCAATACAGTCAAAAGAATATTCATAAAAGGAATCCAAGGAACTATCTCATGCTCTAACATCttatcaaaacaaattatagcATCTCTTATCCTATTAGCTCTAACATAACTATTCAACAAGTAATTGAAAACCCTAAAATCCAATTCAAAATCAAACCTTGA
This Cannabis sativa cultivar Pink pepper isolate KNU-18-1 chromosome 6, ASM2916894v1, whole genome shotgun sequence DNA region includes the following protein-coding sequences:
- the LOC115725600 gene encoding 2-oxoisovalerate dehydrogenase subunit beta 1, mitochondrial, which translates into the protein MASSLARSLKKISSHASSPWRYFSTSSSSSLNLYSAINQALHIAMDSDPRTYVFGEDVGFGGVFRCTTGLADRFGKDRVFNTPLCEQGIVGFAIGLAAMGNRAVVEIQFADYIFPAFDQIVNEAAKFRYRSGNQFNCGGLTIRTPYGAVGHGGHYHSQSPEAFFCHVPGLKVVIPRSPKQAKGLLLSSIRDPNPVLFFEPKWLYRLSVEEVPEHDYMLPLSEAEVIREGSDITLVGWGAQLSVMEQACIDAEKDGISCELIDLKTLIPWDKETVEASVRKTGRLLISHEAPITGGFGAEISASIVERCFLRLEAPVSRVCGLDTPFPLVFEPFYLPTKNKILDAIKSTVNY
- the LOC115725599 gene encoding pentatricopeptide repeat-containing protein At3g54980, mitochondrial — encoded protein: MRFGFAISHCPIPPSFRRSFLTHRYLSSQSQITSSFDLQDPSSPETKVENFTQPTSQLPDLTQPHVINNLLNHRKDPYSALRYFKWVEGMRGFAKGIDSFCVLLHILTGFSETHGQVRSLLNQFVSGDSSPSPSVFVDHLVECGSRFDFELDSRVFNYLLNSYVRANRIRDAIICFDKMLEHEIVPWIPFMNILLTVLVRRNMLIEARELHNKMVLKGVYGDCVTVHVMMRSCLKEERLEEAENYFSEANDRGIELDAAAYSILIQAVCKKPDSRMACELLKKMRELGWFPSEGIFTCVIGACVKQGNVVEALKIKDEMIRCGKPLNLVVATSLIKGYCVQGNLDSALDLFDNLNEHGLSPNKVTYAIMIEWCSKSGKIEKAYELYNQMKHIGIEPNVYVVNSLLRGVLEFGSYEDALKLFDEAVECGVANMFTWNNLLCWLCNKGKVNEACGIWDSMSSKGMVPNVVSYNIMILGHCRRGAMDVAHNLFKEMLEKNLKPNVITYSVLIDGYFNKGDAEQAFDLFDQMKASNITPTDFTYNTIINGLCKAGRTSEAKDMLKKYIEMGFVPISMTYNSIIDGFIKEGDANSALAVYEEMSENGVSPNVVTYTSLMNGYFKSNNIDLALKSRNEMISKGIELDIAAYGALIDGFSKGQDMLTASELFSELLETGLSPNAAVYNSMICGFRNIGNMEQAIGLHKRMVKEGITCDLLTYTTLIDGMLKEGELNNALDLYSEMLSKGIVPDIIMYTVLINGLCNKGQLVNARKVLDEMDQKNLAPNVLIYNCLIAGHFKEGNLQEAFRLHDEMLDRGLKPDNNTYDILVNGNVKRMSSKLAGASPAHVLS
- the LOC133039021 gene encoding pentatricopeptide repeat-containing protein At3g54980, mitochondrial-like, translated to MRFGFAISHCPIPPSFRRSFLTYRYLSSQSQFTSSLDLQDPSSPETKVENFTQPTSQLPDLTQPHVINNLLNHRKDPYSALRYFKWVEGMRGFAKGIDSFCVLLHILTGFSETHGQVRSLLNQFVSGDSSPSPSVFVDHLVECGSRFDFELDFRVFNYLLNSYVRANRIRDAIICFDKMLEHEIVPWIPFMNILLTVLVRRNMLIEARELHNKMVLKGVYGDCVTVHVMMRSCLKEERLEEAENYFSEANDRGIELDAAAYSILIQAVCKKPDSRMACELLKKMRELGWIPSEGIFTCVIGACVKQGNVVEALKIKDEMIRCGKPLNLVVATSLIKGYCVQGNLDSALDLFDNLNEHGLSPNKVTYAIMIEWCSKSGKIEKAYELYNQMKHIGIEPNVYVVNSLLRGVLEFGSYEDALKLFDEAVECGVANMFTWNNLLCWLCNKGKVNEACGIWDSMSSKGMVPNVVSYNIMILGHCRRGAMDVAHNLFKEMLEKNLKPNVITYSVLIDGYFNKGDAEQAFDLFDQMKASNITPTDFTYNTIINGLCKAGRTSEAKDMLKKYIEMGFVPISMTYNSIIDGFIKEGDANSAIAAYEEMSENGVSPNVVTYTSLMNGYFKSNNIDLALKSRNEMISKGIELDIAAYGALIDGFSKGQDMVTASELFSELLETGLSPRTR